From one Conyzicola nivalis genomic stretch:
- the ftsE gene encoding cell division ATP-binding protein FtsE has product MIRFDSVSKLYSGNTRPALNNVSLEILKGEFVFLVGASGSGKSSFLRLVLKEEKPSQGQIHVLGQQLGTLSSRKVPYFRRNLGVVFQDFRLLPQKTVFDNVAFSLQVIGKSRGFIQEAVPDVLKMVGLAGKTSRFPHELSGGEQQRVAIARAIVNKPAILLADEPTGNLDPVTSAGIMNLLQRINVGGTTVIMATHDAGIVDQMKRRVIELTSGQIVRDEREGGYQTQAIPIQGFGLSNGAIQ; this is encoded by the coding sequence ATGATTCGCTTTGATTCGGTATCCAAGTTGTATTCCGGGAACACCCGGCCGGCCCTTAACAATGTCAGCCTGGAGATTCTCAAGGGGGAATTCGTCTTTCTCGTCGGCGCTTCCGGCTCCGGTAAGTCGAGCTTCCTGCGCCTCGTGCTGAAAGAGGAGAAGCCCTCGCAGGGGCAGATCCACGTGCTCGGGCAACAGCTCGGCACGCTGTCGAGCCGCAAAGTCCCCTACTTCCGCCGCAATCTCGGCGTGGTGTTCCAAGACTTCCGCCTGTTGCCCCAGAAGACCGTGTTCGACAACGTCGCGTTCTCGCTGCAGGTGATCGGCAAGAGCCGCGGCTTCATCCAGGAGGCCGTCCCCGACGTGCTCAAGATGGTGGGCCTGGCCGGCAAGACCAGCCGCTTCCCCCACGAACTCTCGGGCGGTGAGCAGCAGCGCGTCGCCATCGCTCGCGCCATCGTCAACAAGCCGGCGATCCTGCTGGCCGACGAGCCGACCGGAAACCTCGACCCCGTGACGAGCGCCGGCATCATGAACCTGCTGCAGCGCATCAACGTGGGCGGCACCACCGTGATCATGGCGACCCATGACGCCGGCATCGTCGACCAGATGAAGCGCCGCGTCATCGAACTCACCAGCGGTCAGATCGTGCGCGACGAACGTGAGGGCGGGTACCAGACCCAGGCCATCCCGATCCAGGGGTTCGGCCTTTCGAACGGAGCGATCCAGTGA
- a CDS encoding TadE/TadG family type IV pilus assembly protein, with protein MRVRVWPTRLGDDRGSAPAEFVMVSALLTVLTLSVLQLGFALHVRNTVLDAAAEGARYGALADNTLADGAARTRDLITTAIGAGYANDVTATAGSYLEHPAVAVTVRTPLPLIGLVGLDGGLEVTGHAAKETLD; from the coding sequence ATGCGCGTGCGGGTGTGGCCGACCAGGCTCGGCGACGACCGCGGATCGGCGCCGGCCGAGTTCGTGATGGTCTCGGCGCTGCTCACCGTTCTCACCCTCTCGGTGCTGCAACTCGGATTCGCCCTGCACGTGCGCAACACGGTTCTGGATGCCGCCGCCGAGGGAGCGCGCTACGGGGCGCTCGCCGACAACACCCTCGCCGACGGAGCCGCCCGCACCCGCGACCTCATCACCACGGCGATCGGGGCCGGGTACGCGAACGACGTGACGGCCACTGCGGGCAGCTACCTCGAGCATCCGGCCGTCGCGGTCACCGTGCGCACGCCGCTGCCGCTCATCGGCCTTGTCGGACTCGACGGCGGGTTGGAGGTGACCGGGCATGCCGCGAAGGAGACTCTCGACTAG
- a CDS encoding acyltransferase family protein, with product MSQQPSPPRTQPLQRLRSLDGLRGVAAIVVVAYHSLLISPTLSEIVVNNKAAEPGSFWDLLLHSPLRIFIAGNEAVIVFFVLSGLVLTLQVRRERDFNWGNYFPRRLVRLYLPMFASIVFAVIVTLLLHRDREASDSAWVQFYTYPDFDWKFAIQAADVFNGTPDFNSPLWSLRWEVLFSLLLPVFVLIASRGRKLAWAAIALAPLLVLLGYEYTVLPLVYLPAFIVGIALAKLFSLRDDSADAAELAQRSAPWWGHIVWLVVAVASLFLLILHWLLQPGIGQNTHVAFASSALIVIGAAGIVTVAARWTPAVRVLSLPPIHWLGRISFSLYLVHAPILIATANVAHELPWPVQTLIGVGISFGVAELFTRFVDVPSHRLSKKIGRTAPASATPATPPAN from the coding sequence TTGTCACAACAGCCTTCTCCCCCGCGCACCCAGCCGTTGCAGCGTCTTCGCTCGCTCGACGGCCTCCGCGGCGTCGCCGCAATCGTGGTCGTCGCCTACCACTCGTTGCTGATCAGCCCGACCCTGTCGGAGATAGTGGTGAACAACAAGGCGGCCGAGCCGGGTTCGTTCTGGGACCTGCTGCTGCACTCCCCCCTGCGCATCTTCATCGCCGGCAACGAGGCCGTGATCGTCTTCTTCGTGCTCAGCGGACTCGTGCTCACCCTGCAGGTGAGGCGCGAGCGCGACTTCAACTGGGGAAACTATTTTCCGCGCCGGCTCGTGCGGCTTTATCTGCCGATGTTCGCGTCGATCGTGTTCGCCGTGATCGTGACGCTGTTACTGCACCGCGACCGCGAGGCGAGCGACAGCGCGTGGGTGCAGTTCTACACGTATCCGGACTTCGACTGGAAGTTCGCCATCCAGGCCGCCGACGTCTTCAACGGCACCCCCGACTTCAACAGCCCGCTCTGGTCGCTTCGCTGGGAGGTGCTGTTCTCGCTGCTGTTGCCCGTATTCGTGCTCATCGCGTCGCGCGGTCGCAAGCTCGCGTGGGCGGCGATCGCCCTCGCCCCTCTCCTCGTGCTGCTGGGCTACGAGTACACCGTACTGCCGCTGGTCTACCTGCCCGCGTTCATCGTGGGTATAGCGCTCGCCAAGCTGTTCAGCCTCCGCGACGACAGTGCCGACGCCGCCGAGCTCGCCCAGCGTTCCGCGCCGTGGTGGGGGCACATCGTGTGGCTTGTGGTGGCCGTCGCCTCGCTGTTCCTGCTCATCCTGCACTGGTTGCTGCAGCCGGGCATCGGGCAGAACACACATGTCGCGTTCGCGTCATCCGCCCTCATCGTCATCGGGGCCGCGGGCATCGTCACCGTGGCAGCACGCTGGACACCGGCCGTGCGCGTGTTGTCACTGCCGCCGATCCACTGGCTCGGACGCATCTCGTTCAGCCTTTACCTCGTGCACGCGCCGATTCTCATCGCGACCGCCAACGTGGCGCACGAGCTGCCGTGGCCGGTGCAGACGCTCATCGGCGTGGGCATCTCGTTCGGTGTCGCCGAACTCTTCACCCGGTTCGTGGATGTTCCGAGCCACCGCCTCTCGAAGAAGATCGGCCGCACGGCGCCCGCTTCCGCGACACCTGCCACCCCTCCCGCCAACTAA
- a CDS encoding helix-turn-helix domain-containing protein: MSRPFRSLPKELAPGWPDVKSEDPVGEVARQLAINLRAAIGEMPLRDAANLTGIDHSTIYAILQGNSWPDISTLAKLERGLDCDLWPGRSI; this comes from the coding sequence ATGTCTAGGCCATTTCGTTCCCTACCAAAAGAGCTCGCACCAGGATGGCCGGACGTGAAATCAGAGGATCCAGTAGGCGAAGTCGCTAGGCAGCTCGCTATTAATCTGCGGGCGGCCATCGGCGAGATGCCCCTGCGGGATGCCGCCAATCTGACGGGAATCGACCACTCGACCATTTACGCGATCCTGCAGGGCAATAGCTGGCCCGACATCTCCACCCTTGCGAAACTGGAGCGGGGCTTGGACTGCGATTTATGGCCGGGTAGATCTATATAG
- the prfB gene encoding peptide chain release factor 2 translates to MDDLDFSVEIAALRSTFDDIRSVVGVDRLEAEIADLSEQAGVPDLWDDTDKAQKVTSDLSHRQAELAKIVSIASRLDDLEIMVELANDESDVAAADEAKAELKAIEKVLGDLEVQTLLDGEYDARPAVITIRAGAGGVDAADFADMLFRMYLRWAEKHGYSATVMDTSYAEEAGIKSATFEIDAPYAFGTLGVEAGTHRLVRMSPFGAAGKRQTSFAAVEVIPLLEEAAVIDIPEGDIRVDVFRSSGPGGQSVNTTDSAVRLTHIPTGTVVSMQNEKSQIQNRAAAMRVLQSRLLIIQKEQEAATKKEFAGVITASWGDQMRSYVLAPYQMVKDLRTEYEEGNPSKVFDGDLDGFINAGIKWRKRDKD, encoded by the coding sequence ATGGACGACCTTGATTTTTCTGTAGAGATTGCTGCCCTTCGATCGACCTTCGACGACATCCGCTCGGTGGTTGGCGTCGACCGGCTCGAGGCCGAGATCGCGGATCTGAGCGAGCAGGCGGGCGTTCCCGACCTCTGGGACGACACCGACAAGGCGCAGAAAGTCACCAGCGACCTCAGCCACCGTCAGGCCGAGCTCGCCAAGATCGTGAGCATCGCCTCGCGCCTGGACGACCTGGAGATTATGGTCGAGTTGGCGAACGACGAATCGGATGTCGCCGCAGCCGACGAGGCGAAGGCCGAACTCAAGGCGATCGAGAAGGTGCTCGGCGACCTCGAAGTGCAGACGCTGCTCGATGGTGAATACGACGCGCGCCCCGCCGTCATCACCATCCGCGCCGGCGCCGGGGGAGTAGACGCGGCCGACTTCGCCGACATGCTCTTCCGGATGTACCTGCGCTGGGCCGAGAAACACGGCTACTCGGCGACCGTCATGGACACGAGCTACGCCGAAGAGGCCGGCATCAAGTCGGCGACCTTCGAGATCGACGCCCCCTACGCTTTCGGAACGCTCGGCGTCGAGGCCGGAACGCACCGCCTCGTGCGCATGTCGCCGTTCGGTGCGGCGGGCAAGCGCCAGACCAGTTTCGCCGCCGTCGAGGTCATCCCGCTGCTCGAAGAGGCCGCGGTCATCGACATCCCCGAGGGTGATATCCGCGTCGACGTCTTCCGCTCCTCCGGCCCCGGCGGCCAGTCGGTCAACACCACCGACTCCGCGGTGCGCCTCACCCACATCCCCACCGGCACCGTCGTGTCGATGCAGAACGAGAAGAGCCAGATCCAGAACCGCGCGGCCGCCATGCGCGTGCTGCAGTCGCGCCTGCTCATCATCCAGAAGGAGCAGGAGGCGGCCACCAAGAAGGAGTTCGCCGGGGTCATCACCGCGAGCTGGGGCGACCAGATGCGCAGCTACGTGCTCGCGCCCTACCAGATGGTGAAAGACCTGCGCACCGAGTACGAAGAGGGCAACCCCTCCAAGGTGTTCGACGGCGACCTCGACGGTTTCATCAACGCCGGCATCAAGTGGCGTAAGCGCGACAAGGACTGA
- a CDS encoding SDR family NAD(P)-dependent oxidoreductase has translation MTDLSDKNILVIGATGALGSRLAARLADHGANVVLTGSDRARLAALPVPGRRFVVDLATQADTAVGLAADATGGLDGVVVAAGVVAFGPAADLDAATLATLFAVNATGPIALISSALPLLADSAAEGREPFVLTISGVVAESPTAGLAAYSASKSALAAFMAATSREARRSGVRLIDARPGHTETGLVTRAIAGSAPAFPAGFDPDVVVDRMIAAIVGDEKDLPSTAF, from the coding sequence ATGACCGATCTTTCCGACAAGAACATTCTCGTCATCGGGGCGACCGGGGCCCTCGGCTCGCGCCTCGCTGCCCGTCTGGCTGACCATGGGGCGAACGTCGTGCTCACCGGATCCGACCGAGCCCGCCTCGCCGCGCTCCCTGTGCCCGGCCGCAGGTTCGTCGTTGATCTCGCCACGCAGGCCGACACCGCGGTCGGGTTGGCGGCTGACGCTACGGGCGGGCTGGACGGGGTGGTCGTCGCGGCCGGGGTGGTGGCCTTCGGACCCGCCGCCGACCTCGACGCCGCAACCCTCGCCACGCTGTTCGCCGTGAATGCGACCGGACCGATCGCGCTGATCTCCTCCGCGCTCCCGCTACTCGCCGACTCGGCCGCGGAGGGCCGCGAGCCCTTCGTGCTCACCATCAGCGGGGTCGTCGCGGAATCCCCGACGGCCGGGTTGGCGGCCTACTCCGCGTCGAAGTCTGCGCTCGCGGCCTTCATGGCCGCCACATCGCGAGAGGCCCGTCGCAGCGGCGTCCGACTCATCGATGCCCGACCGGGCCACACCGAGACCGGGCTGGTCACGCGCGCGATCGCCGGGTCGGCGCCGGCCTTTCCCGCGGGGTTCGACCCCGACGTGGTGGTCGACCGGATGATCGCGGCCATCGTCGGCGACGAGAAGGATCTGCCGAGCACCGCCTTCTGA
- a CDS encoding SDR family NAD(P)-dependent oxidoreductase, which translates to MTRFQGKVALVTGGASGIGKSTSLRLAREGASVVIADINAAAGQTVVDEITAAGGKALFVSLNVTSEDEWNAAVAGTVDTFGGLDLLVNNAGIGDARSIEDTTIEVWDKTIAVTQTSVFLGLKAASAALKASTAGSVVNVSSIYGLVGGSAAGPAYQAAKGAVRLLTKNAALWWVEQGVRVNSVHPGFIDTPILEGAPREVLAATVPMKRLGQPEEIASMITYLLSDEASFITGAEFAVDGGFTAA; encoded by the coding sequence ATGACCCGTTTCCAGGGCAAAGTCGCACTCGTCACCGGCGGGGCGAGCGGCATCGGCAAGTCCACGTCGCTGCGTCTCGCGCGTGAGGGCGCGTCCGTCGTCATCGCCGACATCAACGCCGCAGCCGGCCAGACCGTCGTCGACGAGATCACCGCCGCCGGGGGCAAGGCGCTCTTCGTCTCACTCAACGTCACGAGCGAAGACGAGTGGAACGCCGCCGTCGCCGGCACCGTCGACACCTTCGGCGGCCTCGACCTGCTGGTGAACAACGCCGGCATCGGTGACGCCCGCTCGATCGAAGACACCACGATCGAGGTGTGGGACAAGACCATCGCCGTCACCCAGACCAGCGTGTTCCTCGGCCTCAAGGCGGCGAGCGCAGCGCTCAAGGCGTCGACCGCGGGCTCCGTCGTCAACGTCTCGTCGATCTACGGCCTCGTCGGCGGTTCGGCCGCCGGTCCGGCTTACCAGGCTGCCAAGGGCGCGGTGCGACTGCTCACCAAGAACGCCGCGCTCTGGTGGGTCGAACAGGGCGTGCGCGTCAACTCGGTGCACCCCGGCTTCATCGACACCCCGATCCTCGAGGGTGCGCCGCGCGAGGTCCTCGCCGCGACCGTGCCGATGAAGCGCCTCGGCCAGCCCGAGGAGATCGCCTCGATGATCACCTACCTGCTGAGCGACGAGGCCAGCTTCATCACCGGCGCCGAGTTCGCCGTCGACGGCGGCTTCACCGCCGCGTAA
- a CDS encoding pilus assembly protein TadG-related protein, which produces MSRRSANLRRDESGSILPLTVFYGFLALVLVLLVVAATSLYLERKRLFALADGAALVGAESFELSSVESTASGTRPRLRSPDVAAAVTGYVSGPAGARFESLQVLRAETVDGRSATVQLAAYWRPPVVSLLVPEGFRIEVTAVARSVFG; this is translated from the coding sequence GTGAGCCGTCGTTCAGCCAACCTGCGACGCGACGAGAGCGGGTCGATTTTGCCGCTCACCGTCTTCTACGGATTCCTCGCCCTGGTCCTCGTGCTTCTCGTCGTCGCGGCGACATCTCTCTACCTCGAGCGCAAGCGCCTGTTCGCCCTCGCCGACGGAGCCGCCCTCGTCGGCGCGGAGTCGTTCGAACTGAGCTCGGTGGAGTCGACCGCCTCCGGTACGCGTCCACGGTTGCGGTCGCCGGATGTCGCGGCTGCCGTCACCGGCTACGTGTCGGGCCCGGCCGGCGCTCGCTTCGAGTCCCTGCAGGTGCTGCGCGCCGAGACCGTCGATGGCCGCAGCGCGACGGTGCAACTCGCGGCCTACTGGAGGCCGCCGGTCGTGTCGCTGCTCGTGCCCGAGGGCTTCCGCATCGAGGTGACGGCGGTCGCCCGGTCGGTGTTCGGCTAG
- a CDS encoding type II secretion system F family protein translates to MTAVWGLVMGVGVLLIASPVLWPASERPAASRSLAPVRARLRQAGLGRVTPLTFFVVSVVLGVVGGAVVFALVPVTSLAVAAAVVAFVVPSALVTVRARGRRRATRVVWPDVVDHLVSAVRSGLALPDSVVTLARAGPAVTRAAFAEFEAEYRATGNFGLCIGQLKDRLADPVADRILETLRMSREVGGSELTTVLRNLAAYLRQEAAIRSEVEARQSWVMNAARLGVAAPWIVLLLLASRPEAAAAYNTAAGAALVVIGLLVSVVAYRIMVAVGRIPDERRWFR, encoded by the coding sequence GTGACCGCGGTCTGGGGTCTCGTTATGGGCGTCGGCGTGCTGCTCATCGCCTCGCCGGTGCTCTGGCCGGCGTCCGAGAGGCCGGCCGCATCCCGTTCGCTCGCCCCGGTGCGAGCGCGACTGCGGCAGGCCGGGCTCGGCCGCGTGACGCCGCTCACCTTCTTCGTGGTGTCGGTCGTGCTCGGGGTGGTCGGCGGGGCGGTCGTGTTCGCGCTCGTGCCGGTGACGTCGCTCGCCGTCGCGGCCGCGGTGGTCGCGTTCGTCGTGCCCTCGGCGCTCGTGACCGTGCGTGCACGGGGCAGGCGCCGGGCGACCCGGGTGGTCTGGCCCGACGTCGTCGATCACCTCGTCTCGGCGGTGCGCTCGGGGCTCGCACTGCCCGACAGCGTCGTCACTCTCGCCCGCGCCGGTCCGGCGGTGACCCGAGCGGCCTTTGCCGAGTTCGAGGCGGAGTACCGCGCGACCGGCAACTTCGGGCTGTGCATCGGGCAGTTGAAAGACCGCCTCGCCGACCCCGTCGCCGACCGCATCCTCGAGACGCTGCGCATGTCGCGCGAGGTGGGAGGCAGCGAGCTCACCACGGTGTTGCGCAACCTCGCCGCCTACCTGCGCCAGGAGGCCGCCATCCGCTCGGAGGTGGAGGCGCGGCAGTCCTGGGTGATGAACGCCGCGCGGCTCGGGGTTGCCGCGCCGTGGATCGTGCTGCTTTTGCTGGCCAGCAGACCCGAGGCGGCAGCCGCTTACAACACGGCCGCCGGTGCCGCGCTCGTCGTCATCGGCCTGCTGGTGTCGGTCGTCGCCTATCGCATCATGGTCGCGGTCGGACGCATCCCCGACGAACGGCGGTGGTTCCGGTGA
- a CDS encoding type II secretion system F family protein produces MTPAIAWAVVCGAALGLGLWAIVSVTPRLSRPRLTDRVAPYVLDVSPGARELLARRPADPLPVLGFVFAPMVEGLRRGLGVLLGGPDATAHRLRQAGSTLTVERFRGRQLLWGTVGAGVGVLASIVAARATALPLVAQLGIVAIFAAGGVALRDYALQRAARARLARMASELPTVLEFLTLSLSAGEGILDATRRISRISQGELAAELGRAIADVNTGLPFAESLARVGRELDLPPFTRFVEQVVGALDRGTPIVEVLRAQAQDSRDDAKRQLLELAGKKEVAMLVPLVFLILPITVAFAIFPGILVLQTGL; encoded by the coding sequence GTGACGCCCGCAATCGCGTGGGCGGTGGTGTGCGGCGCGGCCCTCGGCCTCGGGCTGTGGGCGATCGTCAGTGTCACGCCGAGGCTCAGCCGGCCGCGCCTCACCGACCGCGTGGCACCCTACGTGCTCGATGTCTCACCCGGGGCCCGTGAGCTGCTCGCCCGGCGCCCGGCCGATCCGCTGCCGGTGCTCGGATTCGTGTTCGCCCCGATGGTCGAGGGCCTCCGTCGCGGCCTCGGCGTGCTGCTCGGTGGGCCGGATGCCACGGCCCACCGCCTGCGGCAGGCGGGTTCGACGCTCACGGTCGAGCGGTTCCGCGGTCGGCAGCTGCTCTGGGGCACGGTGGGTGCCGGCGTCGGGGTGCTCGCTTCGATCGTGGCGGCGCGGGCGACCGCGCTACCGCTCGTCGCCCAGCTCGGTATCGTCGCGATCTTCGCCGCCGGCGGCGTTGCCCTCCGTGACTACGCGCTGCAGCGCGCCGCCCGCGCGCGGCTGGCCCGCATGGCGAGCGAGCTGCCCACCGTGCTCGAATTCCTCACCCTCAGCCTCTCGGCGGGGGAGGGGATCCTCGACGCGACCCGTCGCATCTCCCGCATCAGCCAGGGCGAACTGGCGGCGGAGCTCGGGCGCGCGATCGCCGACGTGAACACGGGCCTACCCTTCGCCGAGTCGCTCGCTCGGGTAGGGCGCGAACTCGACCTGCCGCCCTTCACGCGCTTCGTCGAGCAGGTGGTGGGCGCTCTCGACCGCGGTACGCCGATCGTCGAGGTGCTGCGCGCCCAAGCTCAAGACTCCCGCGACGACGCCAAACGCCAGCTGCTCGAACTGGCGGGCAAGAAGGAGGTCGCGATGCTCGTTCCGCTCGTGTTCCTCATCCTGCCGATCACCGTGGCGTTCGCGATCTTCCCCGGCATCCTCGTGTTGCAGACGGGGCTGTGA
- a CDS encoding tyrosine-type recombinase/integrase, giving the protein MQHEESPERALRLLSSSANVVLANPESMVFDAMLLSWKQQQISRGMKPQSVRGNVAVVRHFREFVDKLPWEWNAGDVDEFTSDVVDRGLALSTLRHYHGAIRVFCDYITSRHYDWMEICEAQFGQIPSQVCLPWNTVAHRFDFEGRAARRPFTYDELQQLFDTADARVETLVSAGKKGGLAALRNAQMLKTAYAFGLRRTELVMLDLADLHHSSQMPEWGQYGAIHVRWGKAAGGGSPRRRTVLLVPEFDWWIDGMKQWIGEGRPKFSNGDPEAIWVTERRTRVTGGYLDKTFAELRDEAGLPKALTLHSLRHSFVTHLLEFGYAERFVQEQAGHMHASTTSIYASVSSDFKNRVLANALKRIVEGESSGD; this is encoded by the coding sequence ATGCAACATGAAGAATCTCCGGAGCGGGCCCTGCGGCTCTTGTCGTCGTCAGCGAACGTTGTTCTGGCAAATCCGGAATCGATGGTTTTCGACGCGATGCTTCTCAGCTGGAAGCAGCAACAGATAAGCCGCGGCATGAAACCTCAGAGCGTGCGCGGGAATGTGGCCGTCGTACGGCATTTTCGAGAGTTTGTTGACAAGCTGCCTTGGGAATGGAATGCAGGTGACGTCGACGAATTCACCTCCGACGTAGTGGACCGTGGTCTGGCGTTGTCGACTCTTCGGCATTATCACGGTGCGATTCGCGTGTTCTGTGACTACATAACGAGCCGCCACTACGACTGGATGGAGATCTGTGAAGCGCAGTTTGGACAAATCCCCTCGCAGGTCTGCCTGCCGTGGAATACGGTGGCCCACAGATTTGATTTCGAGGGTCGGGCTGCGCGCCGGCCGTTTACGTACGACGAGCTGCAACAACTCTTCGACACGGCCGATGCCAGAGTCGAAACGTTGGTCTCAGCAGGCAAGAAGGGTGGTCTGGCGGCACTGCGAAACGCTCAAATGCTGAAGACCGCGTACGCTTTTGGGCTCCGACGCACCGAGTTGGTGATGCTGGATCTTGCCGACTTACACCACAGTTCTCAAATGCCCGAATGGGGCCAATACGGCGCAATACATGTTCGATGGGGCAAAGCTGCAGGCGGAGGTTCCCCACGACGGCGAACAGTTCTCCTTGTTCCGGAGTTTGACTGGTGGATAGACGGCATGAAGCAATGGATCGGCGAAGGGCGTCCGAAGTTCTCGAACGGAGATCCAGAAGCGATTTGGGTCACGGAGCGAAGAACCAGGGTCACAGGTGGATATTTAGACAAGACTTTCGCCGAATTGCGAGACGAGGCCGGACTGCCCAAAGCCCTCACTCTTCACAGTCTTAGGCACTCCTTTGTGACGCATCTGCTTGAATTCGGATACGCAGAGCGATTCGTACAGGAACAGGCCGGCCACATGCACGCGTCGACAACATCCATCTACGCTTCTGTAAGTTCTGACTTTAAAAATCGAGTACTCGCGAACGCACTGAAGAGAATCGTTGAAGGAGAATCTAGTGGCGATTGA
- a CDS encoding helix-turn-helix domain-containing protein yields MAIELETSWHLRSIMASRGIFQTSKIGPLLSERGVQLSREQVYRLVTNAPQRVRIDVLTALCDALECSLDELITVKRRDAAPVREAVGETAQGPIGDLRPIRASIRRPSIER; encoded by the coding sequence GTGGCGATTGAGCTAGAGACATCTTGGCACTTGCGATCGATAATGGCCTCCCGCGGCATATTCCAGACGTCGAAGATCGGGCCCCTCCTTTCGGAACGAGGCGTGCAGCTCTCGCGGGAGCAGGTCTATCGGCTCGTGACGAACGCACCACAGCGTGTGCGAATAGATGTGCTCACGGCGCTCTGCGACGCGCTAGAGTGCTCGCTGGACGAGTTGATCACGGTGAAACGGCGCGACGCCGCTCCCGTTCGCGAAGCAGTCGGCGAGACGGCCCAGGGCCCAATAGGCGACCTGCGCCCGATTAGAGCCAGCATCCGACGGCCAAGCATTGAGCGATGA
- a CDS encoding MFS transporter, giving the protein MSTAEQPFRWRSIALPALLPTLLFSIGEGAIIPMIPVVAGNLGATLAIAGLVAALLMLGELVGDIPSGWLVARVGERPAMIGASLLSIIGLVICVLAPNPVALGFGIFLVGLATAVFSLARHAFMTSFVPIAYRARALSTLGGTFRAGAFIGPFITAAVIHLTGTAASAFWIHIIACLAAALTLILLRDPGASFGAAKTVRGSTGAALHEGEALVEQEAHGLFRTIYENRGVLAKLGTGAALIGALRASRAIILPLWAVSIGITETNTALIIGIASGIDFALFYASGQIMDRFGRLWSAVPSMVGLGLGHLALAFTHDLPDSVVWFISAAMFMSLANGVGSGILMTLGADLADKSNPAPFLGAWRFTGDLGNAGGPLLVAFITGVASIAVAAGTVGVLGLVGAGILLRYVPRYAPHVPRTLR; this is encoded by the coding sequence ATGAGCACCGCCGAGCAACCGTTCCGCTGGCGCTCCATCGCACTCCCGGCCCTGCTGCCGACGCTGCTCTTCTCCATCGGCGAGGGCGCGATCATCCCGATGATCCCGGTCGTCGCCGGCAACCTCGGCGCCACCCTCGCCATCGCCGGTCTCGTGGCCGCTTTGTTGATGCTCGGCGAGCTCGTGGGCGACATTCCGAGCGGATGGCTCGTGGCCCGGGTAGGGGAACGCCCGGCCATGATCGGTGCCTCCCTGCTGTCGATCATCGGCCTCGTCATCTGCGTGCTCGCCCCCAACCCGGTCGCGCTCGGATTCGGAATCTTCCTCGTCGGTCTGGCGACGGCGGTCTTCTCGCTCGCGCGGCACGCCTTTATGACCAGTTTCGTGCCGATCGCCTACCGGGCACGGGCCCTGTCCACCCTCGGCGGCACCTTCCGCGCCGGCGCATTCATCGGACCGTTCATCACGGCGGCGGTCATCCACCTCACCGGCACCGCGGCATCCGCGTTCTGGATCCACATCATCGCCTGCCTCGCGGCGGCGCTCACGCTCATCCTGCTGCGCGATCCCGGCGCGTCGTTCGGCGCCGCGAAGACGGTGCGCGGCAGCACCGGCGCCGCCCTGCACGAGGGCGAGGCGCTCGTCGAGCAGGAGGCGCACGGGCTCTTCCGCACCATCTACGAGAACCGCGGCGTGCTCGCCAAACTCGGTACCGGTGCCGCGCTGATCGGGGCGTTGCGAGCGAGCCGGGCCATCATCCTGCCGCTGTGGGCGGTGAGCATCGGCATCACCGAGACCAATACCGCTCTCATCATCGGCATCGCGTCGGGAATCGACTTCGCCCTGTTCTACGCGAGCGGCCAGATCATGGACCGCTTCGGGCGGCTGTGGAGCGCCGTCCCTTCGATGGTCGGGCTCGGACTGGGGCACCTGGCGCTCGCGTTCACCCACGACCTTCCCGACTCGGTGGTGTGGTTCATTTCGGCGGCGATGTTCATGTCGCTCGCGAACGGGGTGGGCAGCGGCATCCTGATGACGCTCGGCGCCGACCTCGCCGACAAGAGCAACCCGGCGCCGTTCCTCGGCGCGTGGCGGTTCACGGGCGACCTCGGCAACGCGGGTGGCCCGCTGCTCGTGGCGTTCATCACCGGTGTGGCGTCGATCGCGGTCGCCGCGGGCACCGTGGGCGTGCTCGGGCTCGTCGGCGCCGGAATTCTGCTGCGCTACGTGCCGCGGTACGCCCCGCACGTGCCGCGCACACTGCGTTAG